A window from Mya arenaria isolate MELC-2E11 chromosome 9, ASM2691426v1 encodes these proteins:
- the LOC128203398 gene encoding uncharacterized protein LOC128203398 isoform X1: MDRCCQYNLIFYLGVFGCICAAGYQYGTISLVGQAFVNREVTLKATPLSPWGCDIEWKYKMDGGTTFQTMHGQNIKRFSEDGSFFLKWTASIEYNRSSFYAGCSANTTIRTRMVCLDVTVQSYPVLSPKYSDFNTTKCIYVYDGSDFYCKTENGTVPVKVLLLLGHKSIVLAKSNGNKGLYQIHNVSHQMDGLSRQNVTCQVFNAAVETPYEVHGILCNVEKGNRPMLTVPEVLDGESSTTMCEVRDAIPAPLIEIRVGKVLLSNVQQTDSFNESSHTFTSIATATTTNGDWNGKEICCDRKSKDDFSFKDVSVCKNISTRYPPTDLSMSVNTIHEYNNNVSACFFNISCKTDESNPPCKIKWSSDIDSLIYVHRNDWTNGESGSYSSISNVRYNVTEDMAGGTITCSTRCDHFQFPLNKNYKISFSDVSTLYLNTTSPVVLNPNITVTVKCFVDDLNNSGQWNLWWEDENSTEIEACIKAEECLLTLNYTGDGDKTYICNTWKPNELLRNSLTVSSSRTDGSQSNVNDIQTFPSTFRVPVNDVLIGTGVFCGLCIMSVIGRCVFLKRRKVNEIHTIEILENHSDTSSDNGVLHITTEGVQYAVVQRLATTQRIEPQQSHNDDSLTYAELDMKFLQVANTRVPSRRKNRPTEYADIEFFLTKEPAVEDPVYQNASASDQDI, from the exons ATGGATAGGTGCTGCCAGTataatctgatattttatctaG GTGTGTTTGGGTGCATCTGTGCAGCCGGGTACCAGTATGGAACGATATCACTAGTGGGACAAGCTTTTGTGAACAGGGAGGTTACACTGAAAGCGACACCATTAAGTCCTTGGGGATGTGACATAGAATGGAAGTACAAAATGGACGGGGGCACAACATTCCAAACAATGCATGggcaaaatattaaaagattttCGGAAGATGGGTCGTTCTTTTTAAAATGGACGGCTTCAATAGAATACAACAGATCTAGCTTCTACGCCGGATGTTCAGCAAACACAACAATTAGAACACGCATGGTTTGCTTAGATGTGACAG TGCAAAGTTATCCAGTCCTCAGTCCAAAGTATTCTGACTTCAACACAAcgaaatgcatttatgtttatgatgGATCCgacttttattgcaaaactgaaAACGGAACAGTACCCGTAAAAGTGCTACTTTTACTTGGACATAAATCGATTGTTCTTGCAAAAAGCAATGGAAACAAAGGGTTGTACCAAATCCATAACGTTTCTCATCAAATGGATGGACTCTCAAGACAGAATGTGACATGTCAGGTGTTTAATGCAGCCGTTGAAACACCCTACGAAGTGCATGGCATTCTATGTAACGTGG AGAAAGGTAACCGGCCCATGCTAACAGTTCCTGAAGTCCTTGACGGAGAAAGCTCGACAACAATGTGTGAAGTGCGCGATGCTATCCCAGCTCCGTTAATAGAAATACGTGTTGGCAAAGTCTTGCTATCTAATGTTCAGCAAACCGATTCATTTAATGAATCTTCCCATACGTTTACTAGCATAGCAACGGCGACAACGACTAACGGGGATTGGAATGGAAAAGAAATATGCTGCGATAGGAAAAGCAAAGatgattttagttttaaagATGTTTCAGTATGCAAAAACATCAGCACCAGAT ATCCACCGACGGACCTTTCGATGTCCGTGAAcacaatacatgaatataacaacaatgtttctgcctgtttctttaatatttcttgtaaaacgGATGAATCAAATCCGCCTTGCAAAATTAAATGGTCAAGCGACATCGATAGTTTGATATACGTTCATAGAAACGATTGGACGAATGGTGAAAGTGGTAGTTACAGTTCTATTTCCAACGTGCGTTACAATGTAACTGAAGACATGGCTGGGGGAACTATTACATGTTCAACAAGATGCGATCATTTCCAATTTCctttaaacaaaaactataaGATATCGTTTTCTG ATGTTTCGACTCTGTATTTGAATACGACATCGCCTGTTgttttaaatccaaatattaCAGTGACCGTCAAATGTTTCGTTGATGACCTGAATAATTCAGGGCAATGGAATCTTTGGTGGGAAGATGAAAATAGCACTGAAATAGAGGCTTGTATCAAAGCAGAGGAATGTCTGTTAACACTGAATTATACAGGAGATGGTGATAAGACGTACATATGCAACACTTGGAAACCAAATGAGCTTCTGAGAAATTCCTTGACAGTTTCAAGCTCAAGGACAGATG GTAGTCAATCCAATGTAAATGACATTCAGACATTTCCTTCAACATTCCGAGTTCCTGTCAACGATGTGTTAATTGGAACAGGCGTTTTCTGTGGACTCTGCATTATGTCTGTAATCGGAA gatgtgtttttcttaaacgaCGAAAGGTCAACGAAATCCACACAATAGAAAT TCTTGAAAACCACAGCG acaCCTCGTCGGACAATGGAGTGCTACACATAACAACGGAAGGAGTCCAGTACGCAGTCGTGCAGAGGCTGGCGACCACACAGAGGATTGAACCGCAG CAATCACATAATGACGACAGCCTAACGTACGCCGAGTTGGACATGAAGTTCCTACAGGTAGCTAACACCAGAGTACCGTCAAGGAGAAAGAATAGGCCGACGGAGTATGCTGACATTGAGTTCTTCTTAACAAAGGAACCTGCTGTAGAAGATCCTGTGTACCAAAATGCATCAGCGTCAGACCAAGACATCTAA
- the LOC128203398 gene encoding uncharacterized protein LOC128203398 isoform X2, whose translation MDRCCQYNLIFYLGVFGCICAAGYQYGTISLVGQAFVNREVTLKATPLSPWGCDIEWKYKMDGGTTFQTMHGQNIKRFSEDGSFFLKWTASIEYNRSSFYAGCSANTTIRTRMVCLDVTVQSYPVLSPKYSDFNTTKCIYVYDGSDFYCKTENGTVPVKVLLLLGHKSIVLAKSNGNKGLYQIHNVSHQMDGLSRQNVTCQVFNAAVETPYEVHGILCNVEKGNRPMLTVPEVLDGESSTTMCEVRDAIPAPLIEIRVGKVLLSNVQQTDSFNESSHTFTSIATATTTNGDWNGKEICCDRKSKDDFSFKDVSVCKNISTRYPPTDLSMSVNTIHEYNNNVSACFFNISCKTDESNPPCKIKWSSDIDSLIYVHRNDWTNGESGSYSSISNVRYNVTEDMAGGTITCSTRCDHFQFPLNKNYKISFSDVSTLYLNTTSPVVLNPNITVTVKCFVDDLNNSGQWNLWWEDENSTEIEACIKAEECLLTLNYTGDGDKTYICNTWKPNELLRNSLTVSSSRTDGCVFLKRRKVNEIHTIEILENHSDTSSDNGVLHITTEGVQYAVVQRLATTQRIEPQQSHNDDSLTYAELDMKFLQVANTRVPSRRKNRPTEYADIEFFLTKEPAVEDPVYQNASASDQDI comes from the exons ATGGATAGGTGCTGCCAGTataatctgatattttatctaG GTGTGTTTGGGTGCATCTGTGCAGCCGGGTACCAGTATGGAACGATATCACTAGTGGGACAAGCTTTTGTGAACAGGGAGGTTACACTGAAAGCGACACCATTAAGTCCTTGGGGATGTGACATAGAATGGAAGTACAAAATGGACGGGGGCACAACATTCCAAACAATGCATGggcaaaatattaaaagattttCGGAAGATGGGTCGTTCTTTTTAAAATGGACGGCTTCAATAGAATACAACAGATCTAGCTTCTACGCCGGATGTTCAGCAAACACAACAATTAGAACACGCATGGTTTGCTTAGATGTGACAG TGCAAAGTTATCCAGTCCTCAGTCCAAAGTATTCTGACTTCAACACAAcgaaatgcatttatgtttatgatgGATCCgacttttattgcaaaactgaaAACGGAACAGTACCCGTAAAAGTGCTACTTTTACTTGGACATAAATCGATTGTTCTTGCAAAAAGCAATGGAAACAAAGGGTTGTACCAAATCCATAACGTTTCTCATCAAATGGATGGACTCTCAAGACAGAATGTGACATGTCAGGTGTTTAATGCAGCCGTTGAAACACCCTACGAAGTGCATGGCATTCTATGTAACGTGG AGAAAGGTAACCGGCCCATGCTAACAGTTCCTGAAGTCCTTGACGGAGAAAGCTCGACAACAATGTGTGAAGTGCGCGATGCTATCCCAGCTCCGTTAATAGAAATACGTGTTGGCAAAGTCTTGCTATCTAATGTTCAGCAAACCGATTCATTTAATGAATCTTCCCATACGTTTACTAGCATAGCAACGGCGACAACGACTAACGGGGATTGGAATGGAAAAGAAATATGCTGCGATAGGAAAAGCAAAGatgattttagttttaaagATGTTTCAGTATGCAAAAACATCAGCACCAGAT ATCCACCGACGGACCTTTCGATGTCCGTGAAcacaatacatgaatataacaacaatgtttctgcctgtttctttaatatttcttgtaaaacgGATGAATCAAATCCGCCTTGCAAAATTAAATGGTCAAGCGACATCGATAGTTTGATATACGTTCATAGAAACGATTGGACGAATGGTGAAAGTGGTAGTTACAGTTCTATTTCCAACGTGCGTTACAATGTAACTGAAGACATGGCTGGGGGAACTATTACATGTTCAACAAGATGCGATCATTTCCAATTTCctttaaacaaaaactataaGATATCGTTTTCTG ATGTTTCGACTCTGTATTTGAATACGACATCGCCTGTTgttttaaatccaaatattaCAGTGACCGTCAAATGTTTCGTTGATGACCTGAATAATTCAGGGCAATGGAATCTTTGGTGGGAAGATGAAAATAGCACTGAAATAGAGGCTTGTATCAAAGCAGAGGAATGTCTGTTAACACTGAATTATACAGGAGATGGTGATAAGACGTACATATGCAACACTTGGAAACCAAATGAGCTTCTGAGAAATTCCTTGACAGTTTCAAGCTCAAGGACAGATG gatgtgtttttcttaaacgaCGAAAGGTCAACGAAATCCACACAATAGAAAT TCTTGAAAACCACAGCG acaCCTCGTCGGACAATGGAGTGCTACACATAACAACGGAAGGAGTCCAGTACGCAGTCGTGCAGAGGCTGGCGACCACACAGAGGATTGAACCGCAG CAATCACATAATGACGACAGCCTAACGTACGCCGAGTTGGACATGAAGTTCCTACAGGTAGCTAACACCAGAGTACCGTCAAGGAGAAAGAATAGGCCGACGGAGTATGCTGACATTGAGTTCTTCTTAACAAAGGAACCTGCTGTAGAAGATCCTGTGTACCAAAATGCATCAGCGTCAGACCAAGACATCTAA